From a region of the Chloroflexota bacterium genome:
- a CDS encoding Hin recombinase, whose protein sequence is MAKQRGVYTGRKKALNAATIAHVVARAAAGESKTALARELDISRETLYQYLRQHATTDRIR, encoded by the coding sequence ATGGCTAAGCAGCGTGGCGTGTATACCGGGCGGAAGAAGGCACTGAATGCGGCCACGATTGCCCACGTCGTTGCACGAGCCGCCGCAGGTGAATCCAAAACGGCCTTAGCCCGCGAGCTGGACATTAGCCGTGAAACGCTCTATCAGTATCTGCGTCAGCATGCGACGACTGACCGAATTCGTTAA